Below is a genomic region from Rosa chinensis cultivar Old Blush chromosome 5, RchiOBHm-V2, whole genome shotgun sequence.
acccagcaggagggcCGTGATTCACCGAAAGTTATCGTTGGTACGTTGTTTATCTTTCATCAACCTGCTTTAACCTTAATTAATCCTGGTGCGACGCACTCTTTTATGTCCAGTAGATTCGCATGTTTTGCAAATGTACCATCATCACTCCTTATTGGTGAGTGGTATGTTTCTTTACCTGCGGGAAGGGCACTTGAGATAGAGTGGGTTTTTAATGGTTGTGGTGTAATCGTTGACGGTTTTTGCCTAGAGGCCAACCTAATTCCTCCAGAtcttgtggagtttgatgtaattctGGGGATGGACTTTCTGGAGACACATCGTGCatttgtaacgtcccgtatctcaattacccgtttgctagtcatttggacggtaaacgacttttattttcacttttactattgTTTCAGTAcatttagtggccctaaaagttgacttttcgttcggatcaaaatttgagaaaatttccttcatgaaagttgtagaggatgttaaaccgagcgcgtgcatatgtggtacgtaaaaatcggagttcgtgtacgaaagttatgagtgatttaagaaagttactgttcatggtaagaaaattatatatataaggaaaattactgtggtaggtttccaaaaccggaaacccacctttctctctcctctcccccgattttcccctctttcttcttcgggaaatccttcttcccttcgattggccgccgtccggccatcacccggcagaaagccggccaccacagggtcgcctcctccccctggtcacgctggtgcccttagttttcgacgatttggccggaaaggctcggatcgaagcaaggtttgctccggttgcagttttggggtttcgccgatttccggccacctccggccaccaggttagcatcgaaggttcggtttttgatggtgatcatttcccTTAAGGTAGTTCaatccaatttgcagtgtagatatcgaattgacaatttttccatttctagggttcttgagcttttctggaaaattttcaccggcttgattcgaccacttcgaggtaaaattgggttgtgttgtagttgagagaatcgatcagtgtgttgagtaggtgctactgtcaaaatatggtggccgccggcgcgtggggcccacacgCTGCcactgtggcggcgcgtggaggcgtgtgtgggcagtgttttaatttcagttttagccctttaaattgtataatttttgtagaggttaattatgtgattttggttaagtttgggagaagtttgacatggattatgaatttccgaagtttgggagtttcggttgttgaattgtgggaatccgaccttcggatttcccttgttccgatatggaatacattaatcgacggatggatattaatggtgaagtttggtaaggattggtgaagtttgattgggtgtggaagaggattggagaagttgaggttatgggttttgagattaattattgattatcgtaaatagttatcaaattgttgtttacggattataattgtgtacaggacgtgttaccgacctatcgctcaacgaggatccttacgcttggataccacgttagccgtatatcgtgagtggacttttatttttaaagattgatgcatgcatatatatttatttgcttCCGAGttgattattttatttatccatttaccttcttgagcatacggttattttcggaaacggttttggttaattattttacttggagattttatggcgtgcggggtcacgtcattggattacgcttatcttcttttatttatttatctccgatgtgatttccggatttatactatttatattatacttatattcggcaatttgagatttctatgagattcgatgaagttaatctttttacttatttatatcctatctattttgaagatgagattatcttggcgtgtgggacacgtctttggaaattcatttacgagagttggggaaatTCATTTATATcctatcgccttcccctactcactttactacttagctagcggggctagcttgATTTtcatttaaccagcggggctggtcttattttccgtaagtatcagagttccaactttttcttttaaatcatatgTGACTAGctgggctagtcggttttcatgagtggaacttgTCTTGTTTATTTGtcattaatcattgcatgcatcggaagtttttagagaaataaatgtgggaaagtataaaatcccttttatttgaaattgtttatttttgtccactcacgctaacgtttttcttgtactttcccctgggcccttcggtttcaaatgcccagttcacagtgtagctgttcggctttaggagttgaggcttagcaccaccgctgtcatctatccctcgtaggttacttgctaacctactatgtgtatcattgttcttttggttctagaCTGCTCCGATAACCTTGAGTATTTTGTActaatattgtaacctatgacttggttgtaatttgagttatttgaataatttggtactctaaattgtgaagttgtgcggttttgggagcagggtggctccaggagtttttgggagggttgtttagaagtgaagttgaaattctacaggttttgggttacccatttttgagggaggttatgccaaaatttttggtaaaccttctttaaaggtgggtcccgcagggccacttcagattccaggttggaatccggggcggaccctgtcagCATTAGTTGATTGTTTCCGTAAAGAAGTAGTGTTTCGAAGTCTaggaaaaccggaaatcacCTTCCGTGGTGAGAGGAACATTCTCTCTTCTTGCCTGATTTCGGCCATTACAGCTgaaaagattttgaataaaggtTGTCAGGCTTATTTAGCACACATTGTGGATACAAAGAGGGCGATGTTGAACATTGAGGATATTCCTGTGGTCAGGAAGTTTCCGGATGTGTTTCCTGATGAACTACCTGGTTTACCTCCAGAGAGAGAAATAGATTTTACCATTGAATTGCTCCCTGGTACTGCACCTATATATCaggcaccttatagaatggccCCAACTGAGTTAAAGGAGTTGTTGGATAAAGGTTTCATTCAGCCAAGTGTGTCCCCTAGGGGTGCTCCGGTGctttttgttaagaagaaggatggcacTTTGAGGTTGTGTATTGAttatagaaaattgaataaggtcacggattgatgatttgtttgatCAATTACAGGgtgccaaagtcttttctaagattgatttgaggacaGGTTATCACCAGCTACGGATAAGAGAGTCTGATGTACCCAAGACCGCATTCCGATCACGCTATGGTCACTACGAATTTGTGGTGATGCCTTTTGGATTAACCAATGCTCCTGCAGCCTTTATGGATCTCATGAATCGAGTATTTCGCCCATACTTGGACCGTTTTGTGATTGTATTCATTGATGACATTCTGGTTTACTCCAAGAGTGATGAGCTTCATATTAAGCATTTGAAGATAGTACTTCGGACTTTGAGGGAAGCTAGGCTATATGCTAAGTTGAGTAAGTGTGAATTCTGGCTTAATAGCATAGGATTCTTGGGTCATGTGGTGTCAGCTGAAGGTATTAGTGTGCACCCCCAAAAGGTGGAAGCGGTTTTGAATTGGGGAAGACCCACCACAGTGACGGaaattcgtagtttcttgggtttagCCGGTTATTATCGGCGGTTCGTGCAGGATTTCTCTAGACTTGCGGCCCCCCTCACTAAATTGACCAGGAAGGGTGCTAAATTTGTTTGGTCGGAAGAGTGTGAACAAAGTTTCCAAGAACTCAAAAGACGTTTAACTTGTGCCCCAGTTCTAGCATTGCCTGATGATAGCGGGGAGTATGTGATTTACAGTGATGCCTCAAGACAAGGTTTAggttgtgtgttgatgcagcatggaaatGTGATTGCTTACGCATCTAGGCAGTTGAAACCTCACGAAATGAACTACTCGACTCATGACCTTGAGCTTGCTGCTGTAGTTTTGGCACTTAAGCTATGGAGACACTATCTTTATGGAGCACAATGCCAGATTTTCACGGATCATAAAAGTCTCCAGTATCTACTTAACCAAAGGGACTTAAATTTGAGACAAAGGAAGTGGTTAGAGTTGATTAAGGATTATGATTGCACTATCGAGTACCATCCAGGAAGGGCCAATGTGGTAGCTGATGCACTTAGTCGAAAGCCCTCTAGctctcactactacaaaaaggtcatcagacgacggtggatttctgttgtctgatgaccaagctcaccgtggtctaagtgagtgttgtgtgattgaaaaatcagacaacggtgattccaccgttgtgtgataacagtttgctcaacagaaaacatatttccgttgtgtgaattctgcgcaggcatgtgcctggcatggcatgcgcggggatgccTCGGTACATTCAGACAATAGAAAGAAATTTTGCTGTTGTTagagattcataacacataaCAGATATAagtcattctttgttgtctgaggttcataacacacaacatattttactcattctttgttgtctgatatatataacacacaacagatataactcattctttgttgtctgagattaataacacacaacagatataactcattctttgttgtctgagatatgtgACACACAACCAAAGTAAAATTATTTCTCTTGTCTGTTGATCACTCAGATAACAGAGAtgatttatttctgttgtgtgttatgaatctcacacaacagaattttgtttgcttttgttgttggttgttagttcacacaacaattaTATTTGTTTTAACTATGGTGTGAATATCGTAATCAAATTGGCTAACGGCCAATAACTGTTGTGGGAaaagccttaattttgaattcttttacagtcatacaacacattgttttgtattgtgttgtatgaatgaaatttggacaacaagaagaatatccATATAAACGTTTTTCCAGAAATAATACTCAATATATGACCATAGAAACAGTACTACAATCCTTATAATTCAAGCTAGGACAACAGAGATTGAGTCTGTACTTGTAAAATGTTCTAGCTAGGAAGACCTAAACTACATAGATTACGGCTGCTTTTCTTTAATGCACCTTCATTTGTTCTTGCAGAAGCTCTCTTGTAGGCAAAGATGATAAGCAGTCTTTCGATCTCTTAAGCCATCAATCCTATACATGATGGACAAGGACCCTGCAGAAGCTCTAGTATTGACTCCAGTTCTGCTCACCCAATGACCTTACCCTTTAGCCCATTTGAAGGGAGTTCGAGTCCCTTTACTTTATGAATTGCGATCTACAAGAGTTAATTTGACGATTGAAGAAGGGTCTGGAGCATTGTTAGCTAGCTTCCATGTGAGGCCGAATCTCATTGATAAAGTGCGGGAGgcacaagatgaagatgaatattTAAGACATTTAAAGGAAGCAGTAAGTGATGGCACTAGATCGGACTTTATTCTTAGAAGAGATGGAGCCTTAATGTTTGAGAATAGAATATGTGTACCTAACCTTCCTGATATCAAACGAGAAATTTTGGATGAGGCTCATAGTTCTGCTTACGCTATGCATCCTGGCGGGACAAAAATGTACCGAACTTTAAAACCATATTATTGGTGGCGAAATATGAAACGGGAAATTGCAGCGTATGTGAGTAGGTGCTTGGTATGCCAACAAGTAAAAGCAGAAAGACAGAAACCTTCAGGATTACTTCAGCCGTTGCCTATTCCagagtggaagtgggagcacaTCACCATGGATTTTGTTTCGGGTCTTCCACGAACTCGCAATGGTCATGAttgtatttgggtgattgtggatcAACTCACTAATTCTGCTCATTTCTTACCTGTTAACAAGACTTATGGGATGAACAAGCTGGCGGAACTTTATGTTAATGAAATCGTGAAACTTCATGGACCACCCGTTTCCATTGTCTCTGATCGAGATCCTCGTTTCACCTCAAAATTTTGGAAGAGTCTGCATGAGGCTTTAGGCACTGGATTAAGTTTTAGCATGGCATTTCATCCACAGACTGATGGGCAATCCGAGAGAACTATCCAAAccttggaagacatgttgagatcCTGTGTTATGCAATTCTAAGGAAGTTGGGATAACCATCTGGCATTGATTGAGTTTGCTTACAATAATAGTTATCATTCCAGTATTGACATGGCTCCTTACGAAGCTCTCTATGGAAGACAGTGCCGTACTCCTTTACGTTGgaatgaagtgggagaaagaaaGCTCATAGGTCCAGAGATTATGCGGATTACCACCGAAAAAGTTAAGTTGATCAAAGAGAAACTCAGGATAGTTCAGAGTAGACAAAAGAGTTATGCGGATAACCGCAGGAAAGACTTGGAATTTCAAAAAGGTGATTGGGTGTTCTTGAAATTGTCTCCTTGGAAGGGCGTAGTAATATTTGGAAAGCGGGGGAAGCTTAGTCCCCGATTCATGGGACCTTTTATGATTAAAGATCGAGTTGGCCCAGTTGCATACAAATTGATTCTACCTCCGAGGTTATCAAAGATCCAAGATGTCTTCCACGTGTCCCTGCTCCGCAAGTATATTGCTGATTCCTCTCATGTCTTAGAAGAACAGCCCATTCGTTTGAAGGAGGATCTCACTTATGAGGAGAAACCGATCCAGATACTCGACAGAAGAGAGCAGGTCCTTAGAAACAAGACGATACCTTTAGTTAAAGTATTGTGGAGTAATCATTTGGTGGAAGAAGCCACTTGGGAACCGGAAGATTTAATGAGACGACAGTACCCCCATCTGTTCTGACAGGTACGTAAATTTAGAGGGCGAAATTTTTTTTAGGGGGGGTGAAttgttacaccccatatctgagataccctttttactgagttgcatgaaattccttatggttaccgttcgcggttataattttaacgtttagggggtggttaaaaattgactttttatgagttattaatttgagaaaatttccttcataaaagttgtagagggcgttaaaccgagcgcgtgcatatgttgTTAGTTAAAAActgagttcgtatgcaaaagttatgagtgaattacgaaaattactgttcatggtaaaatttgaatatatatggaaagttacccgggtaggtttccaaaaccggaaacccacccctctttctctctcctctcccccgattctTCTCCCTTTCCCTTCGGGTTCTCCTCTTCCCCTTCGATTCTTCACTTTCAGGCcaccatccggcgtgcaaccggtcaccacaggggcatctcaacccgctcttgacactagtgacctaggattttggagttttggccgtgaaagtccggatcgaagcaaggtttgctccggttgcagttttgggattttgccgatttccagccattccggccaccagattcacatcgaaggtttggtttttgatggagattatttcccctaaggtagttcattccaatttgcattgtagaggtcgaattgacaatttttcatttctagggttcttgaagtttcggggctttccttcaccggcttgattcgaccacttcgaggtaaaattggatgatgttgtagttgggaaaattgttgggcctgttgtgtagatgctagtgccggaatttggtggtcatcggaggaagTGGTTGCCagcgagtgtgagccatagtgaccgcacctgcttccgccatcaccttctgtaggttacctgtttaacctactgcactccttgtctatttatattcctagaatgctctgattactaagggatatgtgacccaaacttgtatgaattatatttgaggtcgatgacctaactttggtgattgtaataacttttaccttttggagattatgtatgatgttaTTAACTTTGAGATGGgtttggttgaatttgggagcagggtggctccaggagttatggttggatgattagaagtgaattttggttttccgcaggattttgggttatccatttttaagggagattatgccgaaatttttggtaaatctcctttaaaggtgggtcccgcagggccacttcggatttcagggtggaattcggggtgggtcttgtcacTTAATTtgtcaagagtaattgttatttgttaagacgctgagttaaacaagtagtaattagttctaacgggtggtaaaaatcatgctttaatgattaaatgattctggaaattacgtgttaaattctttgtctaatggttaatttgcatgtgtgagttgattcaagggttaaataatactactagttaagaaaattacgctgagtgttttcgaaaagtattagtattaggcttggtaaggactttttcgatccaatcctacattagaatgaatcagataaatggattgatccgctgaggcttttcatttgggctcttatctaggcatttaagattggcacatttttgtagcatgttgaaaatgaattttctatttttacacttagtaatttcttagtggtattggtctaggttagggaagtcgatcattgtatataggtttatttgtttcgtttttattttaagtagattaggaactaACTTTCAagaccccccattttattcttttatttattaattgacctttttgtgtaggtgtacactacaatccccggactgaacgatccctgcttatcctatactgacaactacattttgcaggattaaattgtgaggctatttcagccgcatcaaatTCTCACATAGGCTAttttgaatcaaaacttatTTTAGCATACTCATAATCTGTACCATGTCAACAAACTATATCCACTACAGAGTTATATATCATAGATACATCTTATTTAAgcaaagaaaaataacaaacatcatctcaatattgtgatcatcTTTTAGACATGCTTTCAGAGATACAaactcatcctagacagttgaaagggcgaTTCTAATGactcagaaacaaaacaaacgactcaaacaaaaacaaaaacaatcaattTCGACTCTAACCAATAAAAcctaaaatgacaatttttttttttacgacactttatattttttttcttttgtttgtttcttcaatttttcaatttttattgccttttttcaatttttaactaacctgaaaaaaaaaaacctaaaacccaaTAAAGTCAACGTTAACCTTCTGATcatacattgtcctcaatgttaaaCAATTCAAAGCATGCAAAACACAAGATAAACAATTCAATTTTTATTGcctcttttcaatttttaactaacctaaaaaaaaaaacctaaaacccaaTAAAGTCAATGTTAACCTTCTGATcatacattgtcctcaatgtaaaatAATTCAAAGCATGCAAAACACAAGATAAGCATATAAGGGATAATCATGAACCACTTTATTGAATAACCAAAAAGATTACAAAATAACTAACCAACGAAAATTGCAAAAACACTAACCAAATAATTgttccaaaaataaaagactaacgaaaataaaaataaaaaatagagagaTCAAATCTAGTTTCTTTGGGGTGCCTCCCatgtagcgcttggttttaacgtcttctcagcctagacgtggtctTCCTTTTGCTCCTTAAGTGTTGGTGCCTTCAAAACCTCCCTTTGGATTTGGAAATGTGTTACTTGGAAGCTTTCCTTGTTCATGGAACTTGGTCAtaaagtc
It encodes:
- the LOC112204017 gene encoding uncharacterized protein LOC112204017, whose amino-acid sequence is MAPYEALYGRQCRTPLRWNEVGERKLIGPEIMRITTEKVKLIKEKLRIVQSRQKSYADNRRKDLEFQKGDWVFLKLSPWKGVVIFGKRGKLSPRFMGPFMIKDRVGPVAYKLILPPRLSKIQDVFHVSLLRKYIADSSHVLEEQPIRLKEDLTYEEKPIQILDRREQVLRNKTIPLVKVLWSNHLVEEATWEPEDLMRRQYPHLF